In the genome of Bremerella sp. JC817, one region contains:
- a CDS encoding DUF4129 domain-containing protein: protein MILTSLIRVTFVVLLLSCLCQASSAQTFERLLVDGDQAIDRPVEQGREALSRLPQANWYDSESDNLRRLPIPGEAKMPDSQPGTPVKPKPAKPITPAGGAPWFSGMGDFSFASIIMYGMLIAVLGAISYLIFNAIRNGSAVASRSKVEETPLEDTTRQVDRVEHLPFEVKKKDGNLREEARRCYEAGNFNEAIVYLFSFQLLELDKGHVIRLAKGKTNGQYLREAGRNRELRPILQQTMNAFEDVFFGNRDLTRDRFERCWEQLPRFDQTLAGGTA, encoded by the coding sequence ATGATTTTGACTTCCTTAATCCGCGTCACATTTGTGGTCCTTCTGTTGAGTTGCCTTTGCCAGGCAAGTTCCGCCCAGACGTTCGAGCGTTTGCTGGTCGATGGCGATCAAGCGATCGATCGCCCGGTCGAACAAGGTCGCGAGGCGCTGTCGCGATTGCCGCAAGCCAACTGGTACGACAGCGAGTCTGACAACCTCCGACGGCTGCCGATTCCGGGCGAGGCGAAGATGCCCGACTCGCAGCCAGGCACCCCCGTTAAACCGAAGCCTGCCAAACCGATCACACCCGCCGGCGGGGCTCCTTGGTTCTCCGGCATGGGCGACTTCTCGTTCGCATCGATCATCATGTACGGCATGCTGATCGCGGTCCTGGGTGCGATCAGCTACTTGATTTTCAACGCGATTCGTAATGGCTCTGCGGTTGCCTCGCGGTCGAAAGTGGAAGAGACTCCGCTGGAAGACACCACACGGCAAGTCGACCGCGTCGAGCACCTTCCCTTCGAGGTGAAGAAGAAAGATGGCAACCTCCGCGAAGAAGCTCGCCGCTGTTACGAAGCAGGCAACTTCAACGAAGCGATCGTCTACTTGTTCAGCTTCCAACTGCTCGAACTCGACAAGGGGCACGTGATTCGTCTGGCGAAAGGGAAGACCAACGGTCAGTACCTGCGTGAAGCAGGCCGCAATCGCGAACTGCGTCCGATCCTGCAGCAAACCATGAACGCGTTTGAAGATGTGTTCTTCGGGAACCGTGACCTCACACGTGATCGCTTTGAACGCTGCTGGGAACAGCTTCCCCGTTTCGATCAAACCTTAGCCGGAGGAACCGCTTGA
- a CDS encoding sulfatase, with translation MHRIPVRILLLVLALATPASAANNYNVLLIAVDDLRPELGCLGRTPTVTPSLDQLAEQAVVFRNHFVQVPTCGASRYALLTGRSPGHSKALGNEALYSGKTALSAEKLPGAQSLPELFRRSGYHTTLIGKVSHTADGKVYAYNGKGDGRDEVPHAWDDLATPYGPWKRGWGVFFAYADGKHREDGQGHHDLMQFTVEEDSDLPDGMLADTAIEKLKAYQQNGKRFFMGLGLIKPHLPFVAPKQDWEAVDAMQIEPAPNAARPETKYWQNSGEFYKYNAPFPKSRPLAKEDQVTARKAYLACVRYTDRQIGKVLKALDETGLADSTIVIVWGDHGWHLGESAVWGKHTSHERALNSPLLIRVPGVTDQGAITESLAETLDIYPTLVDLCEPSFQQTVHPLDGTSLGPILRQPKAAVRDVAISYWNGNQVSVRNADYRLIFRRKGDSPTDLELYDMHQSPDPLKNLADEKPEVVSTLLSAVQDALQP, from the coding sequence ATGCATCGAATCCCTGTCCGCATCCTGCTTCTCGTACTGGCACTAGCGACGCCAGCATCGGCAGCCAACAACTACAACGTGCTGCTGATCGCCGTGGATGACTTGCGGCCCGAGCTTGGTTGCCTCGGTCGAACCCCGACGGTTACCCCGTCGTTGGATCAGCTGGCAGAGCAAGCGGTCGTATTTAGGAACCATTTCGTCCAAGTTCCGACCTGCGGAGCTTCGCGTTATGCCCTGTTAACCGGTCGTAGTCCCGGGCATTCCAAGGCCCTGGGGAACGAGGCCCTCTACAGTGGCAAGACGGCTCTTTCCGCAGAGAAGCTGCCAGGAGCCCAGTCGTTGCCGGAACTGTTTCGCCGGAGTGGCTATCACACCACCTTGATTGGCAAGGTCTCGCACACGGCCGATGGCAAGGTGTACGCCTACAACGGCAAAGGAGATGGACGCGACGAAGTGCCGCATGCGTGGGACGATCTGGCGACACCTTATGGTCCCTGGAAACGAGGCTGGGGAGTCTTCTTCGCTTACGCCGACGGCAAGCATCGCGAAGATGGCCAAGGGCATCACGATCTGATGCAGTTCACGGTAGAAGAGGACTCGGACCTGCCCGATGGCATGTTGGCCGACACGGCGATCGAAAAGCTGAAAGCGTATCAACAGAACGGTAAGCGATTCTTCATGGGGCTGGGACTGATCAAGCCCCACCTGCCTTTCGTTGCCCCGAAGCAAGACTGGGAAGCGGTCGATGCGATGCAGATCGAACCCGCTCCTAACGCTGCCCGCCCTGAAACCAAGTATTGGCAGAACTCTGGTGAGTTTTACAAGTACAATGCTCCTTTCCCCAAGTCGCGACCGCTGGCGAAAGAAGATCAGGTCACCGCTCGCAAAGCGTACCTGGCATGTGTCCGATATACCGACCGGCAGATTGGAAAAGTGCTGAAAGCCCTCGACGAAACCGGCCTGGCCGACTCGACGATTGTAATCGTCTGGGGCGATCATGGCTGGCATCTCGGCGAGAGCGCCGTCTGGGGTAAGCACACGTCGCACGAACGTGCCTTGAACAGCCCGCTGCTGATTCGGGTGCCAGGGGTTACCGATCAGGGGGCAATCACGGAAAGCCTGGCCGAAACGCTCGATATCTACCCGACGCTAGTCGATTTGTGCGAACCTTCTTTTCAGCAGACGGTACATCCGCTCGATGGGACCAGCCTCGGGCCGATTCTTCGTCAGCCAAAAGCAGCGGTTCGAGATGTTGCGATCAGCTACTGGAACGGCAACCAGGTCAGTGTCAGAAATGCCGACTATCGGCTGATCTTCCGCCGCAAGGGAGATAGCCCCACCGATTTGGAACTGTACGATATGCATCAGTCGCCGGACCCACTAAAGAACCTGGCGGATGAGAAGCCAGAAGTTGTCTCGACGCTGCTATCTGCAGTGCAGGATGCGTTGCAACCATGA
- a CDS encoding RDD family protein: MVAPWNTEAIDSQFKVVTPENIAFNYQVAGPFRRLLAFLLDLFIRLAVVVAFFILLGVLGVGNAFVQAGLGDLMMALGTLAVFFFNWFYMAAFEYWWNGTTPGKRLLNLRVTTDEGEPINLFQSAVRNLFRYVDMWPMVPLPFAWMREQMTADPIVVTFLFALIVPIFNNRFQRIGDLIAGTMVVIEDRSWLMKVAKIEDDRARLLADYIPPNFVAPRSMVKAVATYVERRRYFTTARRREIARHLAEPLLEKFGLPDDTSYDLLLCALYYRTFLSRHSSDGVRDDGQLLPNPEQRSPYENASDKPPVSVS, translated from the coding sequence ATGGTAGCTCCGTGGAACACTGAGGCAATCGACTCGCAATTTAAGGTCGTGACGCCGGAAAACATCGCGTTCAACTACCAGGTCGCGGGACCATTCCGTCGGTTGCTTGCCTTCCTTCTCGATCTGTTCATTCGCCTGGCGGTGGTGGTCGCGTTCTTCATCTTGCTGGGTGTTCTGGGCGTCGGCAACGCTTTCGTTCAGGCAGGCCTCGGCGACTTGATGATGGCCCTGGGAACGTTGGCCGTCTTCTTCTTCAACTGGTTCTACATGGCCGCGTTCGAGTACTGGTGGAACGGTACGACGCCTGGCAAACGCTTGCTGAACCTGCGTGTGACGACCGACGAAGGGGAGCCGATCAATCTGTTTCAATCCGCCGTGCGAAACTTGTTTCGTTACGTCGATATGTGGCCGATGGTGCCGCTGCCGTTTGCCTGGATGCGCGAGCAGATGACCGCCGATCCGATTGTGGTCACCTTTCTGTTTGCTTTAATCGTGCCGATCTTCAACAACCGCTTCCAGCGTATTGGCGACCTGATCGCCGGAACGATGGTGGTGATCGAAGACCGTTCGTGGCTGATGAAGGTCGCCAAGATCGAAGACGATCGGGCCCGCTTGCTGGCGGACTATATTCCTCCGAACTTCGTCGCCCCACGCAGCATGGTCAAAGCGGTGGCAACGTACGTCGAACGCCGCCGCTACTTCACCACCGCGCGACGCCGCGAGATCGCCCGGCATCTGGCCGAACCGCTGCTGGAAAAGTTTGGTCTGCCAGACGATACCAGCTACGATTTACTTCTGTGCGCCTTATATTACCGCACGTTCCTGTCGCGTCACTCGTCAGACGGGGTGCGGGATGATGGTCAATTGCTGCCAAATCCAGAGCAACGTTCTCCGTATGAAAACGCCTCGGACAAACCTCCGGTAAGCGTCAGCTAA
- the corA gene encoding magnesium/cobalt transporter CorA, whose amino-acid sequence MKLPIDLHFLRRPFERRTPPGSAPGTAAQPDEELHSHIHLIAFGPNDFEEAEIRDADDVRAYLGNYDITWIHVHGLGDTSRLRQLASMFDLHPLVYEDILHPHQRAKAEEYEDYAFLVVRMVEVDPRLDTRQLSMVVGDNYILSVEEAGPHDRLEPVRTRLRKSIGKIRQMGPDYLSYALMDSVIDHYFPVVESFGDRLDEIDDPLAAGYTTNLIPEIQRISSDLLTIRRNLLPHREAIRNLMALSFTRYTDNTCVFLRDADDHISQLLDAVDTYRQICSDMRDFHFAMTSQRANEVMKTLTIIATVFIPLSFIAGVYGMNFSDMPGLNSQYGYEACLGLMVCVAGVLMGWFYSRGWFRG is encoded by the coding sequence ATGAAATTGCCGATTGACCTCCACTTTCTGCGTCGCCCTTTTGAACGGCGAACTCCCCCAGGCTCGGCCCCAGGTACGGCGGCCCAGCCTGATGAGGAACTGCACAGCCACATTCATCTGATCGCATTCGGCCCCAACGATTTCGAAGAGGCAGAGATCCGCGATGCCGACGATGTCCGGGCATACCTCGGCAACTACGACATCACGTGGATTCATGTGCATGGCCTAGGCGACACCTCGCGGCTGAGGCAACTGGCGTCGATGTTCGACCTGCATCCGCTGGTTTATGAAGACATCTTGCATCCACACCAGCGCGCGAAAGCGGAAGAGTACGAAGACTACGCCTTCCTTGTGGTTCGCATGGTGGAAGTCGATCCGCGTCTCGATACGCGGCAGCTTAGTATGGTGGTTGGCGACAACTACATTTTAAGCGTGGAAGAAGCAGGCCCCCACGATCGACTCGAGCCGGTCCGGACACGTTTGCGGAAGTCGATCGGCAAGATTCGTCAGATGGGGCCCGACTATCTTTCGTATGCCTTGATGGACTCGGTCATCGATCACTACTTTCCGGTGGTCGAATCGTTCGGCGACCGGCTCGATGAAATCGACGATCCGCTGGCGGCCGGTTACACGACCAACCTCATTCCCGAAATCCAGCGGATCAGCAGCGACCTGCTCACCATCCGCCGGAACCTGCTTCCTCATCGTGAAGCGATCCGCAACCTGATGGCCTTGAGCTTCACCCGGTATACCGACAATACGTGCGTCTTCTTGCGAGACGCCGACGACCATATCTCGCAGCTTCTCGACGCGGTCGATACCTATCGGCAAATATGCTCGGACATGCGTGACTTCCACTTTGCCATGACCAGCCAGCGTGCCAACGAGGTGATGAAGACCCTGACCATTATTGCCACCGTGTTCATTCCGCTGAGCTTCATCGCCGGGGTTTATGGGATGAACTTCTCCGATATGCCGGGGCTCAATTCGCAATATGGTTACGAGGCCTGCCTCGGGCTGATGGTCTGTGTGGCCGGGGTGCTGATGGGGTGGTTCTATAGTCGCGGCTGGTTTCGTGGGTGA
- a CDS encoding MoxR family ATPase, protein MSSPTPEIIEFACSGCGKKLRVGQDAVGKKARCPQCDNVQIVPSASEAAPQAPAEPAAEPPIVSSAEADDQSYTGSVFDAIEGSSALPPAQSAPSVEPQRPVTSLKGHHSDDTAFSETRELFQRITDEISKIYVGQEELVLGTLVALFSGGHVLIESAPGLGKTLFVRTLGRVLGCNFGRVQFTADLMPSDITGAPYFDMKANEFRFRPGPIFTQLLLADEINRSPAKTHAALLEVMQEFRVTIDGTSHKIERPFLVMATQNPIESEGTYNLPEAQLDRFMFKLNLDYPSELEEAEILKQHSQQVDLGKRLEEELEVITSPEKILEVTRQNGDVLIADKLIDYINKIVRLTRTWPQFHLGASPRAGITLMQGARTLAAFNGRDYAVPDDVVQIALPALRHRVVLSAEAEVEGHSVDELLTELIRTIEVPRL, encoded by the coding sequence ATGAGTAGTCCTACGCCTGAAATTATCGAGTTCGCCTGTTCCGGATGCGGTAAGAAACTGCGTGTCGGTCAGGACGCGGTTGGCAAGAAGGCCCGTTGCCCCCAGTGCGATAACGTTCAGATCGTTCCTTCAGCGAGCGAAGCCGCTCCACAGGCTCCGGCGGAACCAGCCGCCGAGCCGCCGATCGTTTCCTCGGCCGAGGCCGACGATCAGTCTTACACCGGCAGCGTGTTCGACGCGATCGAGGGTTCGTCCGCACTCCCTCCTGCCCAGAGCGCTCCGTCGGTCGAACCACAGCGACCGGTCACTTCGCTCAAAGGACACCATTCGGACGACACGGCCTTTTCGGAAACGCGGGAATTGTTCCAGCGGATCACCGACGAGATCTCGAAGATCTACGTCGGTCAGGAAGAACTGGTTCTCGGCACGCTTGTTGCCTTGTTCAGCGGCGGCCATGTGCTGATTGAAAGTGCGCCAGGTCTCGGGAAGACGCTCTTCGTCCGCACGCTGGGCCGCGTACTTGGCTGTAACTTCGGCCGGGTGCAGTTCACCGCCGACTTGATGCCTTCCGATATCACGGGTGCTCCGTACTTCGACATGAAGGCGAACGAGTTCCGCTTCCGCCCTGGCCCGATCTTCACGCAGCTCTTGCTGGCGGACGAAATCAACCGCTCGCCTGCCAAGACGCACGCTGCCTTGCTGGAAGTGATGCAGGAATTTCGCGTGACGATCGATGGCACCAGCCACAAGATCGAACGACCATTTCTGGTGATGGCAACGCAAAACCCGATCGAGTCGGAAGGGACCTACAACCTGCCGGAAGCCCAGCTCGACCGATTCATGTTCAAGCTGAATCTCGACTATCCAAGCGAATTGGAAGAAGCGGAAATCTTGAAGCAGCACAGCCAGCAAGTCGATCTCGGCAAGCGGCTGGAAGAAGAACTGGAAGTGATCACCTCGCCCGAAAAGATCCTGGAAGTGACACGTCAGAACGGCGACGTGCTGATCGCCGACAAGCTGATCGACTATATCAACAAGATTGTCCGTCTGACGCGTACCTGGCCGCAGTTCCACCTGGGTGCTTCGCCCCGTGCCGGGATCACCCTGATGCAGGGGGCCCGCACGTTGGCCGCTTTCAATGGCCGTGACTATGCCGTGCCGGACGATGTCGTCCAGATCGCTTTGCCAGCGCTGCGTCACCGCGTGGTGCTTTCGGCGGAAGCGGAAGTGGAAGGCCATTCGGTCGACGAACTGCTGACGGAACTGATCCGTACGATCGAGGTGCCTCGTCTGTGA
- a CDS encoding aldo/keto reductase, which produces MNTITLNNATKMPQLGLGTWKIDKAHCADVIVAAAKAGYRHFDCACDYGNEKEVGEGLRRVMEEGIATREQLWITSKLWNTYHAAEHVRPACEKTLSDLGLDYVDLYLIHFPISLKFVPFEDRYPPEWFYDPNASPPKLVPHPVPIRETWEAMEQLMESRLVKSIGVCNFGVSLIRDLLSYARIRPSVLQVELHPLLTQEKLLRYCATEEIAVTAFSSFGAESYYSLGMAQPSESLMKHDLVEQIARQTGRSPAQVLLRWAVQRGTIVIPKASSPAHLEDNAEIFDFELSGDQMQQLSDLNQNRRFNDPGDFCEAAFNTFFPIYE; this is translated from the coding sequence ATGAACACCATCACACTCAACAACGCGACCAAGATGCCCCAATTGGGGCTCGGGACCTGGAAGATCGACAAGGCACATTGTGCCGACGTGATTGTGGCTGCGGCCAAGGCTGGTTATCGCCACTTCGATTGCGCCTGCGATTATGGCAACGAGAAAGAAGTGGGCGAAGGTCTGCGGCGGGTCATGGAAGAAGGGATCGCGACGCGCGAGCAGTTGTGGATCACGTCGAAGCTGTGGAACACCTACCATGCCGCCGAGCATGTTCGCCCGGCGTGCGAGAAGACCCTCAGCGATCTGGGACTCGACTATGTCGACTTGTACCTGATCCATTTTCCGATCTCGCTGAAGTTCGTTCCGTTTGAAGATCGTTACCCGCCAGAGTGGTTCTACGATCCGAATGCTTCGCCGCCGAAGCTGGTGCCGCACCCGGTTCCGATTCGTGAGACCTGGGAAGCGATGGAGCAGTTGATGGAGTCGCGCCTGGTCAAAAGCATCGGCGTCTGTAATTTCGGTGTCTCGTTGATTCGCGATTTGTTGTCGTATGCTCGGATTCGTCCGAGCGTCTTGCAAGTGGAACTTCATCCACTGCTGACGCAAGAGAAGCTGCTGCGGTACTGCGCGACGGAAGAGATCGCGGTGACCGCGTTCTCATCGTTCGGAGCCGAGTCGTATTACAGCCTTGGCATGGCTCAGCCGAGTGAATCGCTGATGAAGCATGACTTGGTCGAGCAGATCGCTCGGCAAACAGGACGATCGCCCGCCCAGGTTCTGCTTCGCTGGGCCGTTCAGCGAGGAACGATTGTGATTCCGAAGGCCAGTTCCCCGGCGCATCTGGAAGATAACGCCGAGATCTTCGACTTCGAGTTGAGTGGCGATCAGATGCAGCAGTTGTCGGATTTGAACCAGAACCGGCGCTTCAACGATCCAGGCGACTTCTGCGAAGCTGCCTTCAACACGTTTTTCCCAATCTACGAATAA
- a CDS encoding DUF58 domain-containing protein, with the protein MISFFTDLFTGLWTNVLTQPTTQLVAMLLPLAILARWWRTTPSIWLALTFAALMPVPVIAILLADATSLLIPILVMIALAAGIGIFSFIQFVAYAAGWDRFQLKAVPFGKRIWLGLSAMALLSICILVVFATVGNSLTWIAWVLVGLNLVIALVAAIDLASLPNAKDFQVERETSRIASLLKKQKVVLTITYKGPLALHMFVRDDVPQQFQAVPEQFSLNADPRSRTTVHYEMEPTERGSFTLDQVFLQVDSRLRFWKKIVKLPCHVAINVYPDMKQLAEYALLARTNRLSLVGVRRTRKVGQDHDFERLRDYTRDDNYKHIDWRSTARRRRLTVREFQTSQSQRIIFMVDCGRMMTNQADGISLLDHAFNAMLMLSYVALRQGDSVGAILFSDRVHKYVPPKSGANHMNHLLHASYDQFPNLVESRYDEAFMHLRTNCRKRSLVVLISNVIDEVNSHQIEQYLSTLVGRHLPLGVLLRDHRLFDAAENEKPYGPELFRAAAAAEILTWRHHVLTDLSHKGVLALDVFPEDLTANLVNQYLEIKARHLL; encoded by the coding sequence GTGATCTCGTTCTTCACTGACCTTTTCACCGGACTGTGGACCAACGTCCTCACCCAGCCGACGACCCAGTTGGTAGCCATGTTGCTGCCCTTGGCGATCCTTGCGCGCTGGTGGCGGACGACGCCCAGCATCTGGCTTGCGCTAACGTTCGCCGCCCTGATGCCGGTGCCGGTGATTGCGATCCTGTTGGCGGACGCCACCAGCCTATTGATCCCGATTCTGGTCATGATCGCGCTGGCGGCAGGTATCGGGATCTTCTCGTTCATTCAGTTTGTCGCGTATGCGGCGGGCTGGGATCGGTTTCAACTCAAAGCGGTTCCGTTCGGAAAGAGGATCTGGCTTGGCCTTTCGGCGATGGCCTTGCTGTCGATTTGCATCCTGGTCGTGTTCGCGACGGTCGGCAACTCGTTGACCTGGATCGCTTGGGTATTGGTTGGCTTGAACCTGGTGATCGCGCTAGTCGCCGCGATCGATCTGGCCAGTTTGCCAAACGCGAAAGACTTTCAAGTCGAACGCGAGACCTCGCGAATTGCCTCGCTGCTGAAGAAGCAGAAGGTGGTCCTGACGATCACCTACAAAGGACCACTCGCGCTGCACATGTTTGTCCGCGACGACGTCCCGCAGCAGTTCCAAGCCGTCCCGGAACAGTTCAGCTTGAACGCTGATCCCCGTAGCCGCACGACAGTCCACTACGAAATGGAACCGACCGAGCGGGGATCGTTCACGCTCGATCAGGTCTTTCTGCAAGTCGACAGTCGCCTGCGTTTCTGGAAGAAGATCGTCAAGCTGCCATGCCACGTGGCGATCAACGTCTATCCCGACATGAAGCAGTTGGCCGAATATGCCTTGCTCGCGCGAACCAATCGCTTGAGCCTTGTTGGTGTGCGTCGCACGCGAAAGGTGGGACAAGACCACGATTTCGAGCGTCTGCGTGACTATACCCGCGACGACAACTACAAGCATATCGACTGGCGAAGTACGGCCCGACGACGCCGCTTGACCGTTCGCGAGTTCCAAACCAGTCAGAGCCAACGCATCATCTTCATGGTCGACTGCGGCCGCATGATGACCAATCAGGCCGACGGGATCAGTCTGCTCGACCACGCGTTCAACGCGATGTTGATGCTCAGCTATGTCGCCCTGCGGCAAGGAGATTCGGTCGGAGCGATCTTGTTCTCCGACCGGGTACACAAGTACGTGCCGCCGAAGTCGGGCGCGAACCACATGAACCATTTACTGCACGCCAGCTACGATCAGTTCCCGAACCTGGTCGAGTCTCGCTACGACGAAGCGTTCATGCATTTGCGAACCAACTGTCGCAAGCGTTCACTCGTGGTGTTGATCAGCAACGTGATCGACGAAGTGAATTCGCATCAGATCGAACAATACCTCAGCACGCTGGTCGGGCGACATTTGCCGCTGGGCGTTCTGCTGCGAGATCATCGCTTGTTCGATGCGGCGGAAAATGAGAAGCCGTACGGGCCGGAACTATTCCGAGCCGCGGCCGCCGCCGAGATCCTGACATGGCGGCACCACGTGCTGACCGATTTGAGCCACAAGGGCGTGCTCGCGCTCGATGTCTTCCCAGAAGATCTGACGGCCAACCTGGTCAACCAGTACCTGGAAATCAAAGCGCGGCATCTGCTGTAA
- a CDS encoding stage II sporulation protein M encodes MKVAQLIEKRRVHWQELENLCAQMSSSRKKSIGARNIARFAALYRAACADLALADSYQLPPNIVDYLHKLVGRAHGQLYRSQRVDWSKVGDILFRQIPREIFNDRCVQLTFWMFWTVFLLTGFMAAHPDRFPNFAAEIVGAEALDMYEQMYADAPSRSGGPTAAGAAFYVEHNTSIGIKCFVVGITVIGGICVLLFNAATLGATFGYMASPSVTPETSQHFFEFVAAHGPFELTAIVLAAGAGLRIGFSLISPYHKEETLLEDEVPAGQESLYDKSRRVAYERIDSLRMGAKRALPVMGASACLFILAAMIEAWISPSILPQAAKQTIAIFCSGLLMVYFIVLGYPRRESRAAR; translated from the coding sequence TTGAAAGTTGCCCAACTAATCGAGAAACGCCGTGTGCATTGGCAAGAGCTAGAGAATCTCTGCGCTCAGATGTCAAGCTCGCGTAAGAAGTCGATTGGTGCCCGCAACATTGCTCGATTCGCGGCACTCTATCGGGCCGCTTGTGCCGACCTGGCGTTGGCCGACAGCTATCAACTTCCGCCGAACATCGTCGACTACCTACACAAGTTGGTCGGTCGCGCTCACGGGCAACTCTATCGCAGCCAGCGGGTCGACTGGTCCAAGGTGGGCGACATTCTCTTCCGCCAGATCCCGCGCGAGATTTTCAACGACCGCTGCGTGCAGCTAACGTTCTGGATGTTCTGGACCGTCTTCCTGCTGACCGGCTTCATGGCGGCTCACCCCGATCGCTTCCCCAATTTTGCGGCAGAAATCGTCGGGGCCGAAGCGCTCGACATGTACGAGCAGATGTACGCCGATGCTCCCAGCAGAAGCGGTGGCCCGACCGCCGCTGGCGCGGCGTTCTATGTCGAGCACAACACCAGCATCGGCATCAAATGTTTCGTCGTCGGGATCACCGTGATCGGTGGGATCTGCGTGCTGCTATTCAACGCGGCGACCCTGGGGGCGACGTTCGGCTACATGGCCAGCCCCAGTGTGACGCCTGAGACAAGTCAACACTTCTTCGAGTTCGTCGCGGCGCATGGTCCGTTCGAGTTGACCGCAATCGTCCTGGCCGCCGGAGCTGGCTTGCGGATTGGCTTCTCGTTGATCAGTCCTTATCACAAAGAAGAAACCCTGCTGGAAGACGAAGTCCCCGCCGGGCAAGAGAGCCTGTACGACAAGTCGCGCCGAGTCGCTTACGAACGGATCGATTCGCTGCGGATGGGTGCCAAGCGAGCGTTGCCGGTGATGGGGGCTTCGGCCTGTTTGTTCATCCTGGCGGCGATGATCGAAGCCTGGATTTCTCCTTCGATTTTGCCCCAAGCGGCGAAGCAAACGATCGCGATCTTTTGCAGCGGGCTGCTGATGGTCTACTTTATCGTGCTTGGCTATCCACGAAGGGAATCTCGTGCAGCTCGATAA
- a CDS encoding tetratricopeptide repeat protein, with amino-acid sequence MATDSANRNETGDLSGKRVAIVGKLAGMTRREVFTALREAGAHPSEKLDDRVDVVVFGEDDLTGIGDQAISPDLQEKAASGDLQFISETTLWQWLGLIEPHQKLHRLYTPAMLSDLLGVPQQIIRRWHRRGLIVPARQVRSLPYFDYREVSTAKQLAAMLASGLSPDRIERQLSAISEYLPDVQRPLVQLSVMVEGRDILLRQGEGLVEPGGQMRFDFDREDDFTDTFSIVDPSEELPETANQWESRAADYEDDEQLDEAIRCMRSALSIGGPSADRSFRLAELLYRAGHLDGAIERYHTAIELEPDMIEARANLGCVLAETGRLVEAVSALRQAIEVYDDYCDAHYHLARTLDELGREREATTHWEKCLELNPDSPWADEAYARLHPEAD; translated from the coding sequence GTGGCAACGGATTCGGCCAATCGAAATGAAACCGGCGACCTGTCGGGAAAGCGAGTTGCCATTGTTGGCAAGCTGGCCGGAATGACGCGCCGCGAGGTCTTCACCGCGCTACGCGAAGCAGGTGCCCATCCCTCCGAGAAGCTGGACGACCGGGTCGATGTGGTTGTCTTCGGTGAAGATGATTTGACTGGCATCGGCGACCAGGCGATCTCGCCCGATCTTCAAGAGAAAGCAGCTTCCGGCGATCTGCAATTCATCAGCGAGACCACCTTGTGGCAATGGCTGGGGCTGATCGAACCTCACCAGAAGCTGCATCGCTTGTACACACCCGCGATGCTGTCCGACCTGTTGGGCGTCCCGCAGCAGATCATTCGCCGTTGGCATCGCCGCGGTTTGATCGTCCCGGCCCGGCAAGTTCGCAGCCTTCCTTACTTCGACTATCGCGAAGTCTCGACCGCCAAGCAGTTGGCCGCCATGTTGGCCTCGGGGTTGTCGCCGGATCGGATCGAACGGCAGTTGTCGGCGATCTCGGAATACCTGCCTGACGTGCAGCGACCGCTGGTGCAGCTTTCGGTAATGGTCGAAGGACGCGATATCTTGCTGCGGCAAGGGGAAGGTCTGGTCGAGCCAGGCGGACAGATGCGATTCGATTTCGATCGCGAAGACGACTTCACCGATACGTTCTCGATTGTCGACCCGAGTGAAGAGTTACCCGAGACCGCCAACCAGTGGGAATCACGGGCAGCCGATTACGAAGACGACGAACAACTGGACGAGGCGATTCGCTGCATGCGTTCCGCCTTGTCGATTGGTGGCCCGAGCGCCGATCGTTCGTTCCGCCTGGCCGAATTGCTTTATCGTGCCGGACATCTCGACGGAGCGATCGAGCGTTACCACACCGCAATCGAGCTCGAGCCCGACATGATCGAGGCCCGGGCAAACCTTGGCTGCGTGTTGGCAGAAACGGGACGCCTGGTCGAAGCGGTCTCGGCTCTTCGCCAGGCGATCGAAGTGTACGACGACTACTGCGACGCCCATTACCATCTCGCTCGCACCCTCGACGAACTGGGACGCGAACGGGAAGCGACCACGCACTGGGAGAAGTGCTTAGAGCTGAACCCTGACTCGCCCTGGGCGGACGAGGCTTACGCTCGTTTGCACCCGGAAGCCGACTAA